In Salarias fasciatus chromosome 4, fSalaFa1.1, whole genome shotgun sequence, the DNA window GGGATAGGCTCtaaaagcagcagacagaagaggATGTATTGTCAGGACCATATGAAGAAACACCTGTTGTTCACTCAGTTCATCAGTCTTCATCTGAGTATGTTGTGTACATACCTGGTGGGCAACTGTTGAACTTCAAACCCGACtctgctggctgcagcagccgctcaATCAGACCGCGAGAGAGAAGAGACGGGGAGAAGATGACGGGCCGCTTGGTCTGGACCTGCACAGGATGCACTAAACTGTATGGGATTAAGTGCTCCTCGTGACCTGATGGGAAACGCACACGTTTGAAAGGACCTGTAAGAATGCACTTAAAGAAACAATAACAGTATTTTAGACGACAGAGCTTACGCTTGCTGAGCGTGTAAAACACTTGCTGTGAGGAACCAATCCCGTGGCAGCTGGGGTCCACTGCCTTGACCAGTCGGACACGGTCAGGTGTTTTCTTCAGAAACTTTACAAAAGATGataatttagtttagttcagGAATTTCAACGACTGATTCCCATTTAGATACTTTTAGAATGAATCAACCTACCATCTTCCTTTTGAAGTCCTTTTCCTCCAGGGACATTTTTCGTAACCTTACAAGTAACAGTTGTTGTGCTCTAGAAGGCAAGTGGGTGAGTTACATTGTAGATTTTACCAAGTCGATATACTACATAGATTACACAACAATTAGAGCCACGCGGTGTTTGTTTAAAACAGTGAAGTAGGTGCCAGTGTCCCACCTGTTGTAGTTGGGCATGGTTCCGGCCTGCTTGGGCTTGGCTGTGTTTCGATCCACCAGGGAACACCTCCAATGGTATTTCCCATTGTGCCTTGTGTCCGTGACGTGTAAAATGTCATCGCAGGACACACCCAGGGACGGCGGGTCGCCGAGGGGCTCAATGTTGAGATTGACGCGCACGTAGAAGGAGTCGGCCCCCGTGAACGTAGGCAAGGACAGCTGGGAGCGGAGTTTGGCGTATGCTGAGTGCCATCCAGCAAAAGACAGGGCAGATtagtgtgacttttttttagaaataaacaaacatttgtttgtgtgtatcatGACGGGAGGTTTCAGTAAGCTGTACACTCACCTTCTGGGTTGCTCTGGTGTTTGAGAGCCGAGGGCTCAGTCCACCACCGCAGAGAAAAGTGGGCGACTTCGGCAGTGCACTGACTCAGCAGCACGCTTCCTCCACCAAACAGAACCCgctccagctgcacagcagaaacacaaacctgCATGATAAGAACGCTCCACACAGCAGGACTGAAACAGAACATGTGACACTTGTCTCATTACATCAATttcaccacacagacacacacctccagaagcTCGCTGCCCTCCTTCAGTCCGCACTGTTCAGCGGAGGAACCGGCTTTAACGTGACTGACAAAGATCCCCGTTCGGTTTCCTCCGACTATTGTAACATCGTCAGCCAGGCTGGTTCCTCCTTGCTTTGGGGAGGTCGGGGGACTCGAGGATGGCAAGTGGCCTGAGTTCCTGTTGTGAACAACcggcagtgttttcaaagatAATATGATATTTCTACTATGGTATAAAGCAATACAACTCACTTTTTGTCAGCAAACAATTTTCTATAGCTGCTTattttaagtttattttttgttttaatttcaaattcTGCAAAAATATTTCTAGGACTGATTTCTGAGTCGTTTTTACAGAAGGTGAACTGCTATTACTGGGGTTACTTGGGgctgttattttcattttaagcaATTAATTGGCTGTAAAGGTAAAAGTAGAGGAGAAAATGTCGTCCACAAGCAGGAACTGCTAAATCTAAAACACATTTAGCAGTCAGTGGATAAGAATACAATGGGGgttagtttttttaaacaaagataTTCCTGTCTTTTATGTACAGAcatgcaccaaaaatgcaggtTTATACCTGGGAGTGTAGAGATTGGGCTGCTGTGAAGAGACTGTGGGTAGCTTGACCAGGTCTGGAGGGAAAAGATGGGAATGTAAGGAGTTCCAAGAATCCCACAGAGAAGGTTCACTCTGTTCACCTGAAAACACCAAAGAGCGCCCCCCTCAGATAGGTGCATTTACAGCATGTGACATGTAAAGGAGGCAAACCCAGAACTGGACTCAGCACTGCTAAACTGCAGACATACCTGGGATGTTATCGTTGTCGTCACTGCCCCACGATTCCAAGTCAAACCTTGGAGGAGCAACATAACTCTCAGTTAGAAAGCTCCAGTGTCACTGCGCATTCACGCAAAGTCTGTATATGGTGTAATACAACTGACCACTGATAAGCATAAACAACACGTCTTCAAAAGACACACGAGCAACAAATGATGTGCATTTTCAGAGTCACTACAGCTAAGCTTGTTTCCCTAATCTACAGGTCGCCTCTGCACCATTAATCTGAAAATTGCTGCactttttgaataaataaaaagtaatagatcagaagaaaatcacagatACTGCAGAGGTGATAATGATAAACTCACTCAGTGTTGAAGCGTCGGTTGATGGAGTTCATACAAGGAGGAAATGGGAATATGGACAGACGGTTTATCTCCTTTTCGTCGTTTTCTGTCTGAGAGTTGAAAGTAAAGACACTTTCTCAGTCTGATTCTCTCGTTTCTCCTTTTCATTGCCTGTGAAATGGACACTTACCGACAATAAGAGGTTCTCCTCTGAATTGAAGCAAGAGTCTGTGAGTCAGCAGAGGGAAAATTTAGCCTTAACATCTATGCCAAAGAAAACTGATAAAGAGCCACAAAGCTCTCAAGAAGCACAACTTACCCCCTGAGTTTTCAATGGCTTGGCCTTTGGAGGGTGTCTGTGGTACAGGAAGGATGGCTGATTAGAGCTCCAGAGAGGCGCTGAACAGGTACTAACACGTTACGAGTTACATAAGAATTACAACACCGAACGCTAACAATAACATCTTTGACTAGCTGAGGAAATTTGAAGTCCTCAGGCTATAAAATGATTGCATAGCATAATGACAGCatgagaaaacatgtttgtaCGGTTCCCCATAGGGCTGATACGTCGGGGTGCATGAGAAACAGTTATGCGAACCGGCTCTGACCTTTCTGAGTATTTGATGAGAGCTGCTGGACTGGGGGCTCAGGTCCAGGCCGAGAGAACAGCAGGGTCCAAAGCACTGGTCCTCACTGCACAGGGACAGGTGGGACTGCAGGGGAGACACAGGACGATCCCCATGAATGACATTTGTTTTGCTGACGAGCTGAAGAGCCGCATCAGCCCCCTGACTGAACTCACACAGTGCAGGCAGGGGCCGCTCTGCTCGATCTGCTCTCGGCaccgctccctctccctctccagctccctctgctgctgctccaggctgGCCTGCAGCTCTGCAATGCGTTTCCGGAGACGGTTCTTGTCCAGCAGGCAGTCGGTGTACTCCAGCTGCAGACTGTCTCGACTGCGCAGAGCCTATAACAGGATAAGGTGGTCAGAATCAGTTCGAGGAACATGAACTCTGGGATGATTTCACACAGCAGGGCTGCTCCAGGGTGTTTGGGGCTCATGCATGATTCTGACTTCCCCCTCGCCCTGACCTGGTCTCTCTCCTTTTCCAGCTCCATTATTTGGTTGAAGTACGACACACTCCTCTTCTGCTCCGTCTCCCAGTCCAGCTGGAGCGTCCTCACCTTCAGACGCAGCTGCTCGCACTGAGTCTCCAGCTGTGAACATGCAGCAGTGCACTGTTAGAATCTTTAATCTGGATCTGATACCTGTGCTTTTTATGCGATGTGGTCATGTGGGCCTTTCTGATTGTAGTTGTACATGTGGCTTAAATTTTTTAAACTTCGAGTTTTTTCCCCACCTTATCCCTCTGCTCCTCGGTGCTCTGGAGCTCCCCCTGCAGCCTGGCGATGATATCGCAGAGCTCCTGCCGCTGCTCTGCGGCCTCCCGGCGGTCCTGCTGCAGGATGTCCATCAGAGCCttggacaaacagaaaataacacattgacagagtgacacacaTACCGAGAAAAGGTCGACAACAGCGCTGTGAATGACACACATACAATGACGCCGGTGGTGGGGATGGAGTTCCTGCTCTGGGCTCCGGTACTCTCCCTCTTAACCTCAATGTGGGGCAGCGGCCTTTCTTCCCGCGGAGACGGAGAGCCGTTTACTTCAACGGGGATCAAGTGGTTTGGTTTGGCGTTCTCTGGAGTATCGGTTGTctcattttctgctttaatcagccttgttttcagctcctccacctggatgaagaaAAGGGCAAATATAATTGACACAAAGgcatttttgttttctattaaaaaagGTACGGAGCTGGTACACTCATAGATTAATCATCGCAATGGCAAGAGATTACAAGAGCATAATGCGAAAAAATGCTGCCATTTGCATTTGTTAAGGAAACCTAATTCCTCCTTTAAGACGTCTTAATGTTCGAGAGCATTTTAATTCCAGCGGCTCAGGCATCAGGGATGCAGCCGACATGTTGTGACAGCGCACAAACTAAAATCAAAAGGCATCTGATAACATCGGCGCTGCCGGTCTGAGCGGCTCACTTCGCCTCTGCGGTCGCAGCTGTGTGCCAGCCCGAGCATTTTCACCTCAACAGCCTTGGGCGCAGTTATCTGCAGCCATTTCGTGCCATCAAGCAAAACACATCATTCTTTTCCCTCCCAAAGTTTCCTCCAGCCAACAGAAACAGACCCTGCTAACCCTACATGTGGCATGTTTTCACAGCCAGCTGCACAGGGTCACAGACAAGAAGCGGCTCTCGCTCTCACACAACATCGATTACGAAAAGGCTGTACTGATTTCACAATAGGACAGAACAGCATGTCATTTGTGCGAAATAAGATAtttcctttttgtcttttcGGAATATAAAGGTAGCcacacatgtaaaaaaaaagttgtgaaaagGGGAAAGGAGGAAGTTGTGAAGAACATTTGCTGGAAGTCCAATGTTTCCCCATACTGCGACCTGAATTAACGAAGAAATAAAAGTTAGGAAAAAAAGACCCCTGGGTCggtctgtgttttctgttttctgcagatgCTGTTCTCCTCCCGGCACCGTCACATGAGGGCCTTTCACGTGAGGTGGAACAGTTTttcagccaagtgtgaagcggCTGTGATGCAGATCAGCACCTACAAGCATGAGGGAAAGGGGGACGTGCCCTCTCCTGGTGCTGGGTAGTGAGAGGAGGGATTGTGGGATTGAGATTGGCTGCAGTGTGCATGCTAATATGGTTACTGGAGGAGATCGGTTCACCAGCTGGTCAAGGTTCCATCCCTCACTTTTAGTTctgacaaaatgaatgaatttgtaGATAATAGCAGCctattttccttctctttcagcCATACTGCAGCACAGTGACCCACCTGGCTCAGCAGCTCCCTCTCTCGGCTGGTGGCCTTGCCTTGCTCCTCCAGGGCCCTGGAGTACTTCACAGCCTGCTCCAGATGGCGGTCCTTCATCTTTCCCAGCTCTCGACTTGCTGACTCCCAGTCGTGACGGAGCCTTGAGATCACAAAACACGCAGAGCCCATGTTCTTACTACTTCCCCCCAATTCATTTTATAATAAAACAAGATAGAACAGCACTTTTTAAAGATGTGTGAGTTAGTCACACAAAATCTGTACTTTCACATGGACTCACATTTTCCATCTGACAAAGACGGAATAATCAAACCTTTCCAACTGCAGCCTGTCATGCCGTAACTCGTGAACTTTATGCTCGGCGCGGctgcgctcctcctccgccatGCGGCAGCGCTGGGACAGACGGCGCTCGCACATGCGGCTGTTTCGGAGCTGCTCCCTCAGCTTGCGCACCTCCAGCAGAAGAAACTGAGTCAAACCTTCTGGACCCTCCTCATCTGGAACCACAGAGAGAAGACACTTATCACTGCAGTCGCGGTTGGTTAATCTCTGcagacaacaacaaagaaaacatcacttTAAGAACGTAATAAAGGTATTACTGCAGCAAAGCATCTGGGACAGTAACCATAAGGCTACTTTTAATTGTTAGGTAAGTATTTTTAATATGCAGTATATTGTTGaagtgttgctgtgacacattgGCTGTGTGAGTCAGTCTAATCACTGAGTCATTCAGCCAGTTGAAAGAAGATGTTTTATAATTCGAACGTTAAATCttcgggaaaaaaaaggaattatgAACCGATGACAACGAGAAGAATTAGACAACTAAAGAGCAGAGACAACCATCAACTCAAATGGCAACTGAATAAAACTGATATTTATTAAAGACTGAATGCATCACTGTGACCGAAACCGGCTGCTGTGAGGAGACATTTAGTTCAGGATTATTTCAAAGGTGTTCcagcagtaaacaggagtttagtgaaacagtAACTGGAAGTTCTTCACTGGAGATAAATCATTTTTCCCAAAGGAATTTTGGGTTGTTTTGTAAAAATTGTATTAAAAAGTACTCACACTGCTTTACTCTAAAACAAAGTTAAAGGATAGGAGATGTCGTTTATCTTTTTCCTGACCCAGATGGCATCGAATGGGGCTGCGTATCGCCCCTCAACTAAAACGAGCGTGTTGCCTCTGATTCAGCCGTGAAGAAAGCTGCACTTGCCCAGAATGAGGGAGCAGCGCTGCGTGGGCTGCTCCCCGGTCAGCTGCGTGAACTGCTCCGGATGGTAGAACTCCAGCGACTCCATGAAGGCCTGAAGGCCTCGCTGGCCCTGACCACGCAGGATGTCCAGCAAGCGGCCTGTTTTTGGTAGAAAGGGAAAAgtcagaaaagctgcagcaaTGCGGAACGCTTCACTGTCTCTGTCACAACATCAAACGAagacaaaatgggaaaaaaaacaaagctccaGCAGGAATGTACTAATGCAAGGTAATGTCAGTATTTTGGATCCGTCAAACGAACCACAAACATGCAGCCACTTTGATGTGAGAGTCATTCCTCCTGTAGTTACACAGGTAtttgaaacaaaacacagttttttgacTGACACCGGTGTTTCCTAAAACTCACTTGCAAAGAGAAACCAtgaaccttttctttttcttgtttactTGGAACGTCTTTATCGCAGTTCACTCCTCACTTGCTCCTCCCGCTCTCCCTTTATTAAACAATGTCTTTCATCTTGCTCTCTCCTCAGATATCTGGCGTGTCTCTCAGAGTAATGACCCCTGCCCTGGTAACAAACTCATTCACATCTTGCGTTTGTGGAAGAAACACTGTATATGTCGCAATCCTCCTACTTGACATGTTTATGTCAGATGGTACATTTCCATCACAACGTATGCAAAAGTCATGTTGTATGTTGGATCCTCTTTTGTTGTTCCTCATCATTTCTACctaaaaaaacaatacataccgggaaaagaaaaaaggaagtttgAACAGTTGTCGACACCCTGATTCATTTTCGAACGGAATTCTTCTGTTCCTCACCGGCCTTGCTGATGCGCATCGGGTACTGCGTGGAGTTCAGCACTTCATCTTCGTCCTGCTCATCGATGACCTTGCACTGGCGCAGGTACGGGGTGAGCTTGGCCGGGTTGAGGATTCGCGTCAGCTTGTGCCGGACCCCCTCGATGCGATCCCACAGCTCCTCGCAGCGCTCCTCCGACCAGGAGGACGAAGAGCGAGCCTCCTCCTGGGAAACGTCGCCGTCCTCGGCCCAAACTGTGACACCTGCAAGTCGgggggaaataaaaatgatcaagGTATCAGTTACAAGAAAATCAGAGGAATGCTTTATTTAAagatcatctttttttaatggtgatAAAAATTCGTCATTGTGGACCACTGCTCTCTTTCAACTTCATTATTGCTTATCTTTCTTAGCGCATCCATCCAAAAGTGGTTCATTACATCATCtaatttctttccttttcaaaCAATAACAGTTTAACTGTTGAAGTAACCTGACAACatggtcattttttttgtttctgtgctcaGCATTGAAAGACCAGCCGATATTCTTAATGATGCATGAAGGATTGCTGGCTTTGAACCGCAGCATACTGAAAAACTTCTTACTGGAAACCCTCCAAGTAATGAGCTGGGGGGGTTTAATCCAGCAAAACATCAGTCAGACAGATAAgactttttctttcctgaagCTGTTTCCCTGTGTGGGCGGCAGACGGAGGGCTATAACTCAGTGACACCTTCATCAGGTGATGCCAGAATCAGCTGCACGAAGGAGCAGGCAGTGAAGAGTGCGAGCTGATGCAACAGTACCTGAGCGTTTCGACTTTGTTTGATTGCTGCAGAGCAAAGGGCTGGTTGTTACGAGGGTCTTTAAGCAGGGGGGAGAACTTGAACTGGGTCACTGAGTCAGCATATaggaatgaaaacactggcgtGACTCACGTTGCACACCTAAAAACACACCGCTGGACCACAGTCGAAAGCTTTCTCAGCCCAGTTTGCTTCAGCACATaatgagagaaagtgagaaaaaccGATATTGTGGGATTTTGCTGAAAATCACCTACGATCATGTTTGCaaaattgccaaatatattCAGACCATCAGCATGAAATACGgctatgattaaaaaaaaaaattctgggtGTCACTTTTGCAAAGCTGGGTAATCTTCTTTTGCTTTTCAAAGAACTGCAGCGTTCCATGCAGAATCATGTAGCATGACCAATGCAGTCAATCCAGAAAGTAATCAGACATAAAATTGAGCATGGATACACGGTAACTGTTTGCTTTCGGTCGTGCAAGTGATTCACCAATAATGAGAGCGAGTGTGTGAAGCTCTGTGCAGCTGATCAGAGACATCTGCCACACTGGCAGGCCCAGGCAGGCTCAGATGCCCAAGAATCTCTGTCATTACCCCAAAACAGGCTGCCGAGACCTTGTTCCTGTGTGATTACGCTCAGAGAGCACAGTCACATAGAATGTAACAGAGAAGGAATGTGGAGCATCTACAAAAAGACATGATACTTATCATTCTGTTAAAATGACCACATGTGGTCATTAGAGGTTTTCAAGTgtgtttcttgatttttttttttttttttttatttaatagtTTCTAAATTTTGGAGGGATTTCTGTAACACAGTGCCATCAGATGCAATAATACACTTTTTCAGAATTATTATCTAACTATCATGACTTAAATCTTCAAGTTCTGTATTTAACTTGCATTAAAAAATGCTGTTATCTAATAAAGTCGGGAGTGAATAATTCATTTGTAGAAATACATGTTTCAAATACATGAGTCAAAACATTGTTCAGACCAAATAATAAAGACTTTTCAC includes these proteins:
- the LOC115386372 gene encoding caspase recruitment domain-containing protein 10 isoform X2 gives rise to the protein MSGVTVWAEDGDVSQEEARSSSSWSEERCEELWDRIEGVRHKLTRILNPAKLTPYLRQCKVIDEQDEDEVLNSTQYPMRISKAGRLLDILRGQGQRGLQAFMESLEFYHPEQFTQLTGEQPTQRCSLILDEEGPEGLTQFLLLEVRKLREQLRNSRMCERRLSQRCRMAEEERSRAEHKVHELRHDRLQLERLRHDWESASRELGKMKDRHLEQAVKYSRALEEQGKATSRERELLSQVEELKTRLIKAENETTDTPENAKPNHLIPVEVNGSPSPREERPLPHIEVKRESTGAQSRNSIPTTGVIALMDILQQDRREAAEQRQELCDIIARLQGELQSTEEQRDKLETQCEQLRLKVRTLQLDWETEQKRSVSYFNQIMELEKERDQALRSRDSLQLEYTDCLLDKNRLRKRIAELQASLEQQQRELERERERCREQIEQSGPCLHCSHLSLCSEDQCFGPCCSLGLDLSPQSSSSHQILRKTPSKGQAIENSGDSCFNSEENLLLSTENDEKEINRLSIFPFPPCMNSINRRFNTEFDLESWGSDDNDNIPDLVKLPTVSSQQPNLYTPRNSGHLPSSSPPTSPKQGGTSLADDVTIVGGNRTGIFVSHVKAGSSAEQCGLKEGSELLELERVLFGGGSVLLSQCTAEVAHFSLRWWTEPSALKHQSNPEAYAKLRSQLSLPTFTGADSFYVRVNLNIEPLGDPPSLGVSCDDILHVTDTRHNGKYHWRCSLVDRNTAKPKQAGTMPNYNRAQQLLLVRLRKMSLEEKDFKRKMFLKKTPDRVRLVKAVDPSCHGIGSSQQVFYTLSKRHEEHLIPYSLVHPVQVQTKRPVIFSPSLLSRGLIERLLQPAESGLKFNSCPPEPIPSSERQDKTVFLLDSSGPEQTLGIRLKSIQDVISQDKHCLLELGVHCVDGLLRQGIYPIVIHIRPKNKKHKRLRKFFPRCGEDTIMEEVCQAEELQLETLPLLYYTQEPSTWSCTEELLAALHNAIQSQQRAVAWVELDRLQ
- the LOC115386372 gene encoding caspase recruitment domain-containing protein 10 isoform X1, translated to MSGVTVWAEDGDVSQEEARSSSSWSEERCEELWDRIEGVRHKLTRILNPAKLTPYLRQCKVIDEQDEDEVLNSTQYPMRISKAGRLLDILRGQGQRGLQAFMESLEFYHPEQFTQLTGEQPTQRCSLILDEEGPEGLTQFLLLEVRKLREQLRNSRMCERRLSQRCRMAEEERSRAEHKVHELRHDRLQLERLRHDWESASRELGKMKDRHLEQAVKYSRALEEQGKATSRERELLSQVEELKTRLIKAENETTDTPENAKPNHLIPVEVNGSPSPREERPLPHIEVKRESTGAQSRNSIPTTGVIALMDILQQDRREAAEQRQELCDIIARLQGELQSTEEQRDKLETQCEQLRLKVRTLQLDWETEQKRSVSYFNQIMELEKERDQALRSRDSLQLEYTDCLLDKNRLRKRIAELQASLEQQQRELERERERCREQIEQSGPCLHCSHLSLCSEDQCFGPCCSLGLDLSPQSSSSHQILRKTPSKGQAIENSGDSCFNSEENLLLSTENDEKEINRLSIFPFPPCMNSINRRFNTEFDLESWGSDDNDNIPGEQSEPSLWDSWNSLHSHLFPPDLVKLPTVSSQQPNLYTPRNSGHLPSSSPPTSPKQGGTSLADDVTIVGGNRTGIFVSHVKAGSSAEQCGLKEGSELLELERVLFGGGSVLLSQCTAEVAHFSLRWWTEPSALKHQSNPEAYAKLRSQLSLPTFTGADSFYVRVNLNIEPLGDPPSLGVSCDDILHVTDTRHNGKYHWRCSLVDRNTAKPKQAGTMPNYNRAQQLLLVRLRKMSLEEKDFKRKMFLKKTPDRVRLVKAVDPSCHGIGSSQQVFYTLSKRHEEHLIPYSLVHPVQVQTKRPVIFSPSLLSRGLIERLLQPAESGLKFNSCPPEPIPSSERQDKTVFLLDSSGPEQTLGIRLKSIQDVISQDKHCLLELGVHCVDGLLRQGIYPIVIHIRPKNKKHKRLRKFFPRCGEDTIMEEVCQAEELQLETLPLLYYTQEPSTWSCTEELLAALHNAIQSQQRAVAWVELDRLQ